A single genomic interval of Halobacillus halophilus DSM 2266 harbors:
- the hisC gene encoding histidinol-phosphate transaminase, whose product MKAKDILRDMKPYKPGKGIEEVKKEYGLERIVKLASNENPFGFSPKVKQELPELIANLEIYPDGYAAAVRSKVAEFINVNDNQLIFGNGSDEVVQIICRTFLEPGANTIMAAPTFPQYRHNALIEGAEVREVPLVDGHHDLEEMLRQIDDQTRVLWICTPNNPTGVHIEREKLKWVMDTCPDHVLVVLDEAYYEYMETDDYFDSLGALDNYPNLVVLRTFSKAYGLAGLRIGYGVGHPDVIRMLEPSREPFNTTTVSQAAAILALDDQQFLQMSLEENKKNKNALMNFCDENGLSYYDSQANFLLIHLPFSGDEMFQHLLAKGFIVRSGEALGLPNTIRLTIGRSEDMAVIQEEMKQKLASGVK is encoded by the coding sequence ATGAAAGCTAAAGACATTTTAAGAGATATGAAACCCTACAAACCAGGAAAAGGAATAGAGGAAGTAAAAAAAGAATACGGGCTTGAACGAATTGTTAAGCTAGCTTCTAACGAAAACCCATTTGGGTTTTCTCCTAAGGTGAAACAGGAACTCCCTGAGTTGATTGCTAATTTAGAGATTTATCCTGATGGGTATGCAGCGGCAGTGCGTAGCAAAGTAGCTGAATTTATTAATGTGAATGATAATCAGCTTATTTTTGGGAATGGTTCTGATGAAGTTGTACAAATTATTTGCCGTACGTTTTTAGAGCCGGGAGCTAATACGATTATGGCTGCCCCTACGTTTCCACAGTATCGGCACAACGCTTTAATAGAAGGTGCTGAAGTGAGAGAGGTCCCCTTAGTAGATGGTCATCACGACCTGGAGGAAATGCTAAGGCAGATCGATGACCAAACGAGGGTGTTATGGATTTGTACGCCTAATAATCCTACAGGGGTACATATTGAGCGTGAAAAGCTTAAATGGGTCATGGATACCTGCCCAGACCATGTTCTAGTAGTATTAGATGAAGCTTATTATGAGTATATGGAAACAGATGACTATTTTGATTCTTTAGGTGCATTAGATAACTATCCGAACCTTGTTGTCCTGCGCACATTTTCAAAAGCTTATGGCTTGGCCGGGCTGCGAATCGGATATGGTGTAGGTCATCCCGATGTGATTCGCATGCTGGAACCTTCTCGTGAACCTTTTAATACGACGACTGTGTCACAGGCCGCTGCCATCTTAGCGTTAGATGACCAGCAATTTCTTCAGATGTCGCTTGAAGAGAATAAAAAAAATAAAAATGCTCTCATGAATTTTTGTGATGAAAATGGCTTATCCTACTATGATTCACAAGCCAATTTTCTGCTTATCCATCTTCCGTTCAGCGGTGACGAAATGTTCCAGCATCTGCTCGCAAAAGGATTTATTGTGCGTTCTGGAGAAGCATTGGGACTACCTAATACAATCCGTCTGACAATTGGCCGTTCAGAAGATATGGCTGTCATCCAGGAAGAAATGAAACAGAAACTAGCATCAGGAGTAAAGTAA
- a CDS encoding HU family DNA-binding protein, which produces MNKTDLINAVSEKTDLSKKDATQAVDSVFESIMDSLKDGEKVQLIGFGNFEVRERAARKGRNPQTGEEIEISASKVPAFKPGKALKDAVK; this is translated from the coding sequence ATGAACAAAACAGATCTAATCAACGCTGTATCTGAAAAAACAGATCTTTCTAAGAAAGATGCTACACAAGCTGTCGACTCTGTATTCGAATCTATCATGGATTCACTTAAAGATGGTGAGAAAGTTCAGCTTATTGGATTCGGTAACTTTGAGGTTCGTGAGCGTGCGGCACGTAAAGGTCGTAATCCACAAACTGGTGAAGAGATCGAAATCTCTGCTAGCAAAGTTCCTGCTTTCAAACCAGGAAAAGCCCTTAAAGACGCGGTAAAATAA
- the ndk gene encoding nucleoside-diphosphate kinase, with protein MEKTFLMVKPDGVQRNLIGEITSRFEKKGYKLAGAKLMVISNSLAEEHYGEHKDKPFFNELVEFITSGPVFAMVWEGESVIAGARQMMGATKPSDAAPGTIRGDFGVTVGKNVIHGSDSADSAKRELELFFNSDEILNYQKDNLNWVY; from the coding sequence ATGGAAAAGACTTTTTTAATGGTTAAGCCTGATGGAGTTCAACGTAATTTAATTGGTGAGATTACTTCCAGATTTGAAAAAAAAGGGTATAAATTAGCAGGAGCTAAACTCATGGTTATTTCAAATTCGTTGGCCGAGGAACATTATGGCGAACATAAAGACAAACCTTTCTTTAATGAACTGGTAGAATTTATCACTTCCGGCCCTGTATTTGCTATGGTATGGGAAGGGGAGAGTGTAATTGCCGGGGCTCGTCAGATGATGGGGGCCACTAAACCTTCCGATGCAGCACCAGGAACGATACGCGGCGACTTCGGGGTAACAGTAGGCAAAAACGTCATTCACGGATCCGATTCAGCTGATAGTGCTAAAAGAGAACTCGAGCTGTTCTTCAACTCTGATGAAATTTTAAATTATCAAAAAGATAACTTAAACTGGGTTTACTGA
- the aroC gene encoding chorismate synthase — translation MRYLTAGESHGKQLTTIIEGVPSHLPLLSEQINESLIRRQGGYGRGKRMQIEKDLVDITSGVRHGYTMGSPITLVVHNDDFKHWTDIMGEDPLPEDAKIRRKVTKPRPGHADLNGGMKYGHRDMRNVLERSSARETAARVGAGAVAKVLLSELGIEVAGYVREIAGIVSDVDESLTLKERREISENSPVRTFDENAAEKMKTAIDDAKKDGDTIGGVAEVYVEGMPPGLGSYVQYDRKLDARIAGSVMSINAFKGVEFGIGFEAARRNGSDVHDEILWSEERGYYRRTNRLGGFEGGMTTGMPIVVKGVMKPIPTLYKPLQSVDIDTKEPFNASIERSDSCAVPAASVVMEHIVAFELAKAITEEFPSDYFPRLKRAVDDYRKEVREF, via the coding sequence ATGCGTTATTTAACAGCAGGTGAATCTCATGGTAAGCAGTTGACAACAATTATAGAAGGGGTACCTTCCCATTTACCTTTGCTAAGCGAACAGATAAATGAATCTTTAATAAGACGGCAAGGTGGATATGGCCGTGGAAAAAGAATGCAGATTGAAAAAGACTTAGTAGATATTACCAGCGGGGTGCGACATGGTTATACAATGGGTTCACCTATAACTTTGGTTGTCCACAACGACGATTTTAAACACTGGACCGATATCATGGGAGAGGATCCGCTTCCTGAAGATGCGAAAATACGTAGAAAAGTAACGAAACCAAGACCGGGACACGCTGACTTAAATGGGGGCATGAAGTATGGCCATCGTGATATGCGAAATGTTCTGGAGCGTTCTTCTGCGAGGGAGACAGCTGCCAGAGTTGGCGCAGGCGCCGTGGCAAAAGTATTGCTAAGTGAACTTGGGATTGAAGTTGCTGGATACGTCAGAGAAATTGCCGGCATCGTAAGTGATGTAGATGAAAGTCTGACGTTAAAGGAACGTCGAGAAATATCTGAGAATTCACCTGTACGTACTTTTGATGAAAACGCAGCTGAAAAAATGAAAACAGCTATTGATGACGCTAAAAAGGATGGAGACACCATCGGTGGGGTCGCCGAAGTTTATGTAGAAGGTATGCCTCCTGGACTTGGGTCTTATGTTCAGTATGACCGTAAGCTGGATGCTAGAATTGCCGGAAGTGTTATGAGCATAAACGCATTTAAAGGTGTAGAATTCGGAATTGGCTTTGAAGCTGCCCGTCGGAACGGCAGTGATGTTCATGATGAAATTCTCTGGAGTGAAGAACGTGGCTATTACAGACGTACGAACCGTCTAGGCGGGTTTGAAGGAGGTATGACCACTGGTATGCCAATTGTGGTCAAAGGGGTCATGAAGCCTATCCCTACTCTTTACAAACCGCTTCAAAGTGTAGACATCGATACGAAAGAGCCATTTAACGCAAGTATTGAACGTTCGGATTCTTGTGCTGTTCCTGCAGCCTCTGTTGTTATGGAGCATATTGTAGCTTTCGAATTGGCTAAAGCTATTACCGAAGAATTTCCGTCTGACTACTTTCCAAGATTAAAACGGGCCGTTGATGATTATCGTAAGGAAGTCAGGGAGTTTTAA
- a CDS encoding heptaprenyl diphosphate synthase component 1 encodes MIKLNSSDHYIKQLKQKIESKVRHPFLARFIPEPAVDEDKLVILSSIMDHTSLSSVKKEQYIITTMLVQIALDTHDLVTLTEDDDDQETIRNRQLTVLAGDYYSGLYYYLLSQLEDIPMIQTLAGAIKEINELKMELYYKDVESFQEFLNGLKKIESLLIQRVASYVQRTTINDIAGEWLLAKKLLEEKKSYQEGKFSPLIDVLVKRPGILGNSGQVIVNIEQMLQSHVHRLEATVSQLPIHFNWLKSHVHSAIHHQFNQRQIAEEG; translated from the coding sequence GTGATCAAGTTGAATTCCTCAGATCATTACATCAAACAACTTAAACAAAAAATTGAATCGAAAGTTCGCCATCCTTTTTTGGCGCGTTTCATACCGGAACCTGCTGTGGATGAGGATAAACTGGTAATTTTATCTTCGATCATGGATCATACCAGTCTTTCTTCTGTAAAGAAAGAACAGTATATTATCACCACTATGCTGGTTCAAATAGCTTTGGACACCCATGATCTTGTAACACTTACAGAAGATGATGATGACCAGGAAACCATCAGGAACCGACAGTTAACTGTTTTAGCAGGGGACTATTACAGTGGACTCTATTATTATTTATTGTCTCAACTTGAGGATATACCCATGATTCAAACGCTTGCAGGTGCTATTAAAGAAATAAACGAATTGAAGATGGAGCTCTACTATAAAGACGTAGAGTCATTTCAAGAGTTCCTGAACGGTCTGAAGAAAATAGAATCGTTACTCATTCAAAGAGTGGCTTCTTATGTTCAAAGGACAACAATCAATGATATAGCAGGAGAATGGCTTCTGGCAAAGAAACTACTTGAAGAGAAGAAAAGTTATCAGGAAGGTAAGTTTTCTCCACTCATCGATGTATTAGTTAAGCGGCCAGGTATTCTGGGGAATAGTGGACAAGTAATCGTAAATATTGAGCAAATGCTCCAGAGTCACGTGCATCGACTGGAAGCAACGGTATCTCAGCTGCCGATTCATTTTAACTGGCTCAAAAGCCATGTTCACTCTGCTATTCATCATCAATTCAATCAGAGACAGATTGCGGAAGAAGGTTAA
- a CDS encoding CheR family methyltransferase — translation MNEDYREFIQLLHTETGIDLSLYKEAQMKRRLTSLRDKRGYSTFLNYYSSFHSQPHLLEELLDRMTINVSQFYRNRKRFEILEKKVLPYLLQNKNHLKVWSAACSTGEEPYTLAMIINHFLPLQNIEIMATDLDGQALEKARQGVYPERSLNEVPEEIKRKYFVKTGSSYKVNDDIRNCVTFKKHNLLADPFIPSCDLIVCRNVLIYFTEAAKHYIYENFSRSLEGGGIFFVGSAEQIFSPQRYQLAVFDAFFYKRMCKSLM, via the coding sequence ATGAATGAGGATTACCGAGAATTCATCCAACTTTTACATACAGAAACAGGTATTGATCTCTCCCTTTACAAAGAAGCCCAAATGAAACGAAGATTGACATCGCTGCGGGATAAACGGGGATATTCGACTTTTTTAAATTACTATTCTTCCTTTCATTCCCAACCTCACTTATTGGAAGAGCTATTAGACAGGATGACTATAAACGTTTCACAATTTTACCGTAATCGAAAGCGGTTTGAAATTTTAGAAAAGAAGGTTCTTCCTTATCTTCTGCAAAATAAGAATCACTTAAAAGTTTGGAGTGCAGCATGTTCTACGGGAGAAGAGCCTTATACTCTAGCTATGATTATTAATCACTTCCTCCCTTTGCAAAACATCGAGATCATGGCTACAGATCTGGACGGCCAGGCTCTGGAAAAAGCTAGACAAGGGGTTTATCCTGAAAGATCGCTGAATGAAGTACCTGAAGAAATAAAAAGAAAATATTTTGTAAAGACAGGGAGTTCATATAAAGTCAACGATGATATAAGAAACTGTGTGACCTTTAAAAAACACAATTTGTTGGCGGATCCTTTCATACCTTCCTGTGATCTTATTGTTTGCAGGAATGTGTTAATCTATTTTACTGAGGCAGCTAAGCATTATATTTATGAGAATTTCAGTCGTTCCCTTGAAGGTGGAGGAATATTTTTTGTGGGTAGCGCCGAGCAGATTTTTTCGCCACAAAGATATCAACTAGCAGTCTTTGACGCCTTTTTTTATAAAAGGATGTGTAAAAGTTTAATGTAA
- the mtrB gene encoding trp RNA-binding attenuation protein MtrB, which yields MTTSNNDFFVIKALEDGVNVIGLTRGTDTRFHHSEKLDQGEVMIAQFTEHTSAVKVRGKAVIQTSHGEMTNEGEE from the coding sequence ATGACAACTTCTAATAATGATTTTTTTGTTATTAAAGCTTTAGAAGACGGTGTAAATGTTATAGGATTAACGCGAGGTACAGATACAAGATTCCACCATTCTGAAAAACTTGATCAGGGTGAAGTAATGATTGCCCAATTTACTGAACATACTTCTGCCGTTAAAGTTCGTGGCAAAGCCGTCATCCAGACAAGCCACGGTGAGATGACAAATGAAGGAGAGGAATAG
- the aroH gene encoding chorismate mutase yields the protein MIRGIRGATTVSVNRSEEIIDKSVELMNDLIRQNQIQPEQVVSVYFTVTEDLNDGFPAKSLRQIKGWTYVPVMCMREIPVPGSLPKCIRVMVTAETDAAQHHIKHIYHYEAKQLRPDLKS from the coding sequence ATGATCCGAGGTATCAGAGGGGCTACTACAGTGTCAGTAAATAGATCAGAAGAGATCATAGACAAATCTGTAGAACTAATGAACGATCTTATTCGTCAGAATCAAATCCAGCCAGAACAAGTTGTATCCGTTTATTTTACAGTTACAGAGGACCTGAACGATGGCTTTCCAGCCAAATCCCTGAGGCAAATAAAAGGATGGACTTATGTCCCTGTTATGTGTATGAGAGAAATTCCGGTTCCCGGGAGTTTACCTAAGTGTATCCGAGTAATGGTAACGGCTGAAACAGATGCAGCACAGCATCATATTAAGCATATTTATCATTATGAAGCTAAACAGCTTCGACCGGATTTAAAGAGTTGA
- the spoIVA gene encoding stage IV sporulation protein A, giving the protein MEKVDIFNDISKRTNGDIYLGVVGAVRTGKSTFIKKFMELVVLPNMEEESERERALDELPQSSAGKTIMTTEPKFVPNHAATINIDDHLDIRVRMVDCVGYAVKGAVGYEDEHGPRMIHTPWYEEAIPFQEAAEIGTQKVIQEHSTIGIVVTTDGTIGEIARADYVEAEEKVVDELREVGKPFIMIVNSAQPHADSTERLRTELSEKYDIPVLALSVESMREQDVQSVLREALFEFPVLEVNVNLPSWVMVLDSRHWLRNNLQNAIEDTVKDIKRLRDVDTVIGNFDHYEYITGAHISGMDLGEGVAEIDLQAPEHLYDHVLKEIVGEEIRGKDHLLEIMQDFAIAKREYDQVADALQMVKQTGYGIAAPSLEDMSLEEPEIIRQGSRFGVRLKAVAPSIHMVKVDVQSEFSPIIGTEKQSEELVRYLMQDFEEDPLSIWNSDIFGRSLSSIVREGIQAKLALMPENARYKLQETLGRIINEGSGGMIAIIL; this is encoded by the coding sequence TTGGAAAAGGTAGATATCTTTAATGATATTTCCAAACGGACAAATGGTGATATTTATCTGGGAGTAGTGGGGGCTGTACGGACTGGTAAATCTACATTTATAAAAAAGTTTATGGAATTAGTAGTCTTACCGAACATGGAAGAGGAGTCTGAAAGGGAACGTGCGTTAGATGAGCTTCCGCAGAGCTCAGCTGGAAAAACTATCATGACTACAGAACCGAAATTTGTTCCTAACCATGCAGCTACGATTAATATTGATGACCATCTGGACATACGTGTCCGTATGGTGGACTGCGTCGGATATGCTGTAAAAGGCGCTGTTGGTTATGAGGACGAACATGGTCCGCGTATGATTCATACACCATGGTATGAAGAAGCCATTCCTTTTCAAGAAGCAGCAGAAATCGGTACTCAAAAAGTTATCCAGGAGCATTCAACCATTGGAATTGTAGTAACGACTGATGGGACGATTGGAGAAATTGCACGAGCCGATTACGTAGAAGCTGAAGAAAAAGTAGTCGATGAGCTGAGAGAAGTTGGTAAACCTTTTATCATGATTGTTAATTCAGCTCAACCTCATGCTGATAGTACAGAGCGGTTGAGAACTGAACTTTCAGAGAAATATGATATCCCGGTTCTGGCCCTGTCGGTCGAAAGTATGAGAGAGCAAGATGTACAGAGTGTGCTTAGAGAGGCATTGTTTGAGTTTCCTGTCCTTGAGGTCAATGTAAACCTGCCAAGCTGGGTAATGGTGCTTGATTCTAGGCACTGGTTAAGAAACAATTTGCAAAATGCAATTGAAGACACAGTGAAGGATATTAAACGGCTTCGTGACGTAGATACTGTCATAGGAAACTTTGATCACTATGAATATATTACCGGGGCTCATATTTCTGGAATGGACCTTGGAGAAGGGGTGGCAGAAATTGATCTGCAGGCTCCTGAACATCTTTATGACCACGTGCTGAAAGAGATTGTGGGCGAGGAAATACGGGGCAAAGATCATCTTTTGGAAATTATGCAGGATTTCGCCATCGCCAAAAGAGAGTATGACCAAGTAGCAGATGCTCTGCAGATGGTGAAACAAACCGGCTATGGCATAGCAGCTCCATCTTTAGAGGATATGTCTCTGGAAGAGCCTGAAATAATACGCCAGGGTTCAAGATTCGGCGTTCGGTTAAAAGCAGTTGCCCCTTCCATTCACATGGTCAAAGTCGATGTACAGTCTGAGTTCTCGCCAATTATAGGTACAGAGAAACAAAGCGAGGAACTTGTAAGGTATTTGATGCAGGATTTTGAAGAAGACCCGTTGTCTATTTGGAACTCAGATATATTCGGACGTTCGTTAAGTTCAATTGTCCGTGAAGGCATTCAGGCTAAACTTGCTTTAATGCCGGAAAATGCCAGATATAAATTGCAAGAAACGCTGGGGAGAATTATTAATGAAGGCTCCGGCGGCATGATAGCCATCATCCTATAA
- a CDS encoding prephenate dehydrogenase, with translation MKQTVLIVGLGLIGGSLAMNVSKKENVHVIGIDQDPETISMARKQGVIHSTSHDFSDAVKQADVCVLATPISITIQYLKQLESIELSKSLLVTDVSSVKNNVLEAANNLSHSKVSFVGGHPMAGSHKQGYTAAKPHLFENAIYVLTPSLHASVHEAERLKDLFSETEARFLTFSTKEHDEMTAVISHFPHLIASSLVHQAKQWQETHPYIEQLAAGGFKDITRIASSNPKLWQDIFFQNRNLLISMLDDWMKEMGKVKDFLQNEESERTYKYLLDAKHYRDGLPVRDRGAIPAFYDIYVDIHDQPGAIYHVIGLLADEEISIKNIQILEIREGITGVLRISFAESDEQWKSKKVLEAHQYEVMVQQ, from the coding sequence ATGAAGCAGACAGTATTAATCGTGGGCTTAGGACTGATTGGCGGCTCTCTTGCAATGAACGTTTCAAAAAAAGAAAACGTCCATGTTATTGGCATCGATCAGGATCCTGAAACCATAAGTATGGCGAGAAAGCAGGGAGTTATTCATAGTACTTCACATGATTTTAGTGACGCCGTGAAACAAGCGGATGTGTGTGTACTGGCTACTCCTATTTCTATAACCATTCAATATTTAAAACAATTAGAATCTATTGAGCTTTCTAAATCCCTTCTGGTAACGGATGTATCTTCTGTAAAAAACAATGTACTGGAAGCGGCAAATAACTTAAGTCATTCTAAAGTCTCTTTTGTGGGCGGACACCCAATGGCAGGATCCCATAAACAGGGATACACCGCTGCTAAGCCTCATTTGTTTGAGAATGCTATCTATGTGCTTACGCCTTCGCTTCACGCATCTGTTCATGAGGCAGAAAGGCTGAAAGACTTGTTCTCTGAAACGGAGGCAAGGTTCTTAACCTTTTCCACAAAAGAGCATGATGAGATGACAGCGGTAATATCTCATTTTCCTCATCTAATTGCTTCTTCACTGGTCCACCAGGCAAAACAATGGCAGGAAACTCATCCTTATATTGAACAGCTAGCTGCCGGAGGATTTAAAGATATTACCAGGATTGCTTCGAGTAACCCTAAACTTTGGCAGGATATTTTCTTCCAGAATCGAAATTTGCTAATTTCCATGCTGGATGATTGGATGAAGGAAATGGGCAAGGTAAAAGATTTTTTACAAAATGAAGAGAGTGAACGGACTTATAAGTATCTTTTAGATGCTAAGCATTACCGTGATGGGCTGCCTGTAAGAGACAGGGGCGCAATCCCTGCTTTTTATGATATTTATGTGGATATTCATGACCAGCCTGGAGCTATCTATCATGTAATAGGATTATTAGCCGATGAGGAAATTAGTATTAAAAATATTCAGATCCTGGAAATTCGCGAAGGGATCACAGGTGTACTGAGAATTAGTTTCGCTGAGAGTGACGAACAATGGAAGAGTAAAAAAGTGCTTGAAGCCCATCAATATGAAGTGATGGTACAACAGTAA
- a CDS encoding demethylmenaquinone methyltransferase, translated as MGSQTKEERVHHVFEQIYNRYDQMNSIISFQQHRLWRRDVMKRMNVSKGDRTLDLCCGTGDWTMTLAKEVGPTGKVVGLDFSVNMLSVAIKKKMALKMKQVEFEHGNAMELPFEDDQFDYVTIGFGLRNVPDYRQVLSEMLRVVKPGGKVVCLETSQPENPVFKSIYYFYFRNIMPLFGKLFAKSYQEYSWLHESAKDFPGKNELKELFEDIGFKNVIVKSYTGGVAAMHMGEKQ; from the coding sequence ATGGGCTCACAAACTAAAGAAGAACGTGTTCATCATGTATTTGAACAAATATATAATCGATACGATCAGATGAATTCCATTATTTCTTTTCAACAGCATCGTTTATGGCGAAGAGATGTGATGAAACGAATGAATGTAAGCAAAGGAGACCGGACACTTGATCTGTGTTGCGGGACAGGAGATTGGACAATGACTTTAGCGAAAGAGGTCGGTCCAACCGGAAAAGTAGTAGGGCTGGACTTTAGTGTAAATATGCTTTCCGTGGCCATTAAAAAGAAAATGGCGTTAAAAATGAAGCAAGTGGAATTTGAGCATGGCAACGCGATGGAATTGCCTTTTGAGGATGATCAATTTGATTACGTAACGATTGGATTCGGTTTAAGAAACGTTCCGGATTATAGGCAGGTTCTATCAGAAATGCTACGGGTGGTAAAGCCTGGTGGAAAGGTTGTCTGCCTGGAAACCTCCCAGCCGGAAAACCCTGTTTTTAAATCTATTTATTATTTCTATTTTAGAAATATAATGCCTTTATTTGGAAAGCTTTTCGCTAAAAGCTATCAGGAATACAGCTGGCTCCATGAATCGGCTAAAGATTTCCCGGGGAAAAACGAATTAAAAGAGCTGTTTGAGGATATCGGTTTTAAGAACGTAATAGTCAAATCCTATACGGGTGGCGTTGCGGCCATGCATATGGGTGAAAAGCAATAA
- the hepT gene encoding heptaprenyl diphosphate synthase component II: protein MKLAMIYSFLKNDLSSIETAVNETIQSDNPVLREASSQLLQAGGKRIRPVFVLLAGKFGDYDIERMKAVAVSLELIHTASLVHDDVIDESELRRGEPTIKSRWDNRIAMYTGDYIFARSLENLSALENPRAHQILANTMVELCLGEIEQIRDKYNVDQNLRTYLRRIKRKTALLIAASCRLGAIAANVTPREEKALYQYGYYVGMSYQIIDDVLDFTSSEEELGKPAGSDLLQGNITLPVLYSMEESDYRKRLEELFNRKDPLTPEDIEPLLERIKSNDSIPRALQLSDRYLKKAYESLDKLPPNRAKQTLKGIAKYIGKRRA, encoded by the coding sequence ATGAAATTAGCCATGATTTACTCATTTCTGAAAAACGATCTGTCTTCTATAGAAACCGCTGTAAATGAGACCATACAGTCAGATAACCCGGTGCTACGCGAAGCTTCGAGCCAACTGCTGCAGGCTGGTGGAAAGCGTATAAGACCAGTATTTGTTCTGTTAGCCGGGAAATTCGGCGATTATGATATTGAACGTATGAAGGCTGTAGCTGTGTCTTTAGAACTTATACATACTGCTTCTCTCGTTCATGACGATGTAATTGACGAATCAGAGCTCCGAAGAGGAGAGCCCACTATAAAGTCACGCTGGGATAACCGAATCGCTATGTACACAGGCGATTATATTTTTGCGCGCTCTCTTGAAAACCTATCTGCTCTCGAAAATCCTCGGGCGCATCAGATTTTAGCCAACACCATGGTTGAACTTTGTTTGGGTGAAATTGAGCAAATCAGGGATAAATACAATGTGGATCAGAATTTGCGTACATATCTTCGTAGAATTAAAAGAAAAACGGCTCTGCTGATTGCGGCTAGCTGCCGTTTAGGGGCTATTGCAGCCAACGTTACCCCCCGTGAAGAAAAAGCCTTATATCAATACGGGTATTATGTAGGGATGTCTTATCAGATCATCGACGATGTTCTTGATTTTACATCTTCTGAAGAAGAACTTGGCAAACCAGCCGGGAGTGATCTCCTTCAGGGGAATATTACATTGCCTGTTCTATATTCAATGGAAGAAAGCGATTATAGGAAGCGTCTGGAAGAGTTGTTTAACAGAAAAGATCCATTAACTCCAGAAGATATTGAACCGTTGCTCGAGCGAATTAAATCTAATGATTCTATCCCCCGGGCTCTGCAGTTAAGTGACCGGTATTTAAAAAAAGCTTACGAATCATTGGATAAGCTTCCTCCAAACCGTGCTAAACAGACTTTAAAAGGGATTGCTAAATACATTGGAAAAAGAAGGGCATAA
- the aroB gene encoding 3-dehydroquinate synthase, whose protein sequence is MSSLTIHANSHDYEVIIEEGIRHELLNYISSDYQKILIITDDKVSNIYLDDVISGLGNEFDPHITIVPAGESSKSMKQYERLLDACVEAQLDRRSLILALGGGMVGDLAGFVASTYLRGIDFIQMPTTILAHDSSVGGKVAINHQKGKNLIGSFYNPVKVIYDTGTLLTLPAEEIRSGYGEVIKHAFLSSPEWCNDLFQVSVGNLSSEQIKDDLMKGIKVKAGIVESDEREKGIRRYLNLGHTLAHAIEAELGYGKITHGEAVGIGLWFALRVSQRKLESSLPVDRYAEWLKSNHYPVEILKNLDVDTLLKRMKWDKKTVHQKINYVLLNQIGAPCVVGLSDQEIQTDLNLFIKEVSAT, encoded by the coding sequence ATGAGCTCTTTGACTATTCATGCAAACTCCCATGATTACGAGGTCATAATAGAAGAAGGAATTCGCCACGAATTGCTAAATTATATATCCAGTGATTATCAGAAAATACTGATCATAACAGATGACAAAGTTTCTAATATCTACCTGGATGACGTAATCAGTGGGCTAGGAAATGAGTTTGATCCTCACATTACTATCGTTCCAGCTGGAGAATCATCTAAAAGTATGAAACAGTATGAACGATTATTGGATGCCTGTGTAGAAGCACAGCTTGATCGCCGCTCCTTAATCCTGGCTTTAGGTGGAGGGATGGTTGGAGATCTTGCCGGGTTTGTGGCTTCTACTTATTTAAGAGGGATTGATTTCATCCAAATGCCTACGACGATCTTAGCGCATGACAGCAGTGTGGGAGGAAAAGTTGCGATCAACCACCAGAAAGGCAAAAACCTTATAGGGAGCTTTTATAATCCTGTAAAGGTTATTTATGATACCGGAACATTGCTTACACTTCCGGCAGAAGAGATCCGCTCTGGGTATGGAGAAGTCATTAAGCACGCCTTCCTGAGCAGCCCTGAATGGTGTAATGATCTGTTTCAAGTTTCGGTAGGTAATCTTTCGAGTGAACAAATAAAAGATGACCTTATGAAAGGAATTAAGGTCAAGGCTGGAATTGTAGAGAGTGATGAGCGTGAAAAAGGAATACGAAGGTATTTAAATCTCGGCCACACTCTGGCACATGCGATAGAAGCTGAGCTTGGTTACGGCAAAATCACTCATGGTGAGGCTGTTGGCATTGGATTATGGTTTGCTTTACGTGTTAGCCAAAGGAAACTGGAGTCATCCCTGCCAGTGGACCGCTATGCCGAGTGGCTGAAGTCCAATCATTATCCTGTTGAAATCCTTAAGAACCTGGACGTAGATACCTTACTTAAACGGATGAAATGGGACAAAAAAACCGTTCATCAAAAAATTAATTATGTCCTGTTGAATCAGATCGGCGCTCCATGCGTCGTTGGATTAAGCGATCAGGAAATACAAACAGACTTGAATCTATTTATTAAAGAGGTGAGTGCCACATGA